The window TTCGCGCGCAGCCGCTGAGGTAATCCACTTTGACTCCCCTGTCGCCATCGCAGTACGACCATCAAGGCTGGTGGCAATCTTGAGCCGTACATAAGGCATTTGCGTGCGCATAGCCTTCAAAAACCCTTGATTTAATGCTTCCGCTTGAGCGTTTAAGGTTCCCACTGTAACCGCAATGCCAGCCTGCTCTAATAAACGAACCCCGCGACCAGCCACTTGTGGATTAGGATCAAGACCTGCAATCACCACGCGCGTGATACCTACATCAATGAGTGCACGAGCGCAAGGCGGCGTTCGCCCCGTATGACTACAGGGCTCCAAGGTTACATAGGCCGTCGCACCCGCTGCTTGCGTTCCTGCATCTTTGAGTGCGAACACTTCGGCATGCGGCTGCCCCGCTTGCGGATGAAACCCTTGTCCCACTATCTCTCCTGCTTTTACTAGCACACAGCCTACTGCTGGATTAGGCCGCGTAGTATATAAACCGTGCTTCGCTTGCTCAATAGCGAGCATCATAAAATAGCGGTCTTGAGCATCTTGGGCGTGATTTAATGTTGGCATAAAGGGAGTACACTTAATAAAAAAGTAGATAATGATGGCTATAGTTAACCCAATTTAGAAACGGCGCAACGTTACTGGGCTACTGGAATGAATTTTTTGCAGGCTCGAAGCACGCTTGCGAACAGTACGCCAGAAAAATTTATACCAGTGGCACGTTGCTACAAGTAACTCTCTTTTATATTGAATCGACTCTATATATCGTTAATCGTCACTTTTCTCTGATGGACGAATATTAGCAATTTCTTGATGAAAGGCATCGATATCTTGAAAGTCACGATAGACACTGGCAAAGCGGACATAGGCGACATCATCAAGGGTTTTTAGCTCACTCATGATGATTTCACCCAGCACTTTGCTGCTAATCTCGCGCTCGCCCATTTGCCTTACCCTCTTCTCAATACGGCTAATCATCGCCTCTTGCTCATCAATAGTGATCGGGCGTTTTTGTAGCGGTAGTAGGATAGAGCGGCGCAGTTTTTCATTATCGTAAGGCTCGATTTTGCCACTTGATTTGATAATCCGTGGCATGACCACTTCTACCATCTCAAAGGTGGTAAATCGCTCTTGGCAGCCGCTGCAAAGTCGTCGCCGGCGTACTTGTGCACCTTCAGCGGCCAGACGTGAGTCAATAACTTTTGTCTCTGACGCATTACAATAAGGGCAATGCATACCATTTTCCTTGTGTTCACACTGAGAGCTGTGGTGA of the Psychrobacter sp. LV10R520-6 genome contains:
- the ribD gene encoding bifunctional diaminohydroxyphosphoribosylaminopyrimidine deaminase/5-amino-6-(5-phosphoribosylamino)uracil reductase RibD gives rise to the protein MPTLNHAQDAQDRYFMMLAIEQAKHGLYTTRPNPAVGCVLVKAGEIVGQGFHPQAGQPHAEVFALKDAGTQAAGATAYVTLEPCSHTGRTPPCARALIDVGITRVVIAGLDPNPQVAGRGVRLLEQAGIAVTVGTLNAQAEALNQGFLKAMRTQMPYVRLKIATSLDGRTAMATGESKWITSAAAREDVQKLRAQSGAIITGSATVIADNPQLNVRSTQLTVSPEQVPGPIVVVLDRRARLAHDLQSDYQLCRRADTLYWREDNLMALLKSLVSEHHCYDVLIEAGAAVAGSFLSQQLVDELIVYQAPCLLGAQARAMVDFNPLSLAQQLRFDYHSHEQVGTDLKLTLLPL
- the nrdR gene encoding transcriptional regulator NrdR, producing the protein MHCPYCNASETKVIDSRLAAEGAQVRRRRLCSGCQERFTTFEMVEVVMPRIIKSSGKIEPYDNEKLRRSILLPLQKRPITIDEQEAMISRIEKRVRQMGEREISSKVLGEIIMSELKTLDDVAYVRFASVYRDFQDIDAFHQEIANIRPSEKSDD